One genomic window of Hirundo rustica isolate bHirRus1 chromosome 13, bHirRus1.pri.v3, whole genome shotgun sequence includes the following:
- the PEX11A gene encoding peroxisomal membrane protein 11A, with protein MESFVDFTNRCQGRDQLFRATQYTCMLLSYLIENKADKKKLVMKLKQLESSMSSGRKMFRLGNMVHALVAARRTAELPEVVPRLCLTASHLSRALYFVCDAVLWLRSIGLQPHVDKPKWHTWATKCYYCSLLMNLARDWYEIYWRLEQAALEEKTKENFFWQKQGEELYDVKSDGLHTFLCQLFQILKRNPPLLLDLVKNLCDLSGPLDTLGIYKTSPGVIGFCGLLSSLVGILTLASPHLKLKQ; from the exons ATGGAGAGCTTCGTGGACTTCACCAACCGCTGCCAGGGGCGCGACCAGCTCTTCCG agcCACTCAGTACACATGCATGTTGCTTAGCTATTTAATAGAGAATAAAGCCGATAAAAAGAAGCTGGTAATGAAACTCAAGCAGTTGGAATCTAGCATGAGCTCTGGTCGGAAAA TGTTCAGACTGGGCAACATGGTGCACGCCTTGGTGGCAGCCAGGAGAACTGCGGAGCTGCCAGAGGTGGTTCCTCGCCTGTGCCTCACAGCGTCCCACCTGAGCCGGGCGCTGTACTTCGTGTGCGACGCCGTGCTGTGGCTGAGGAGCATCGGCCTCCAGCCGCACGTCGACAAGCCCAAGTGGCACACCTGGGCTACCAAGTGCTACTACTGCTCACTCCTGATGAATCTGGCCAGGGACTGGTATGAGATCTACTGGAGGCTGGAACAAGCCGCActggaagaaaagacaaaggaGAATTTCTTCTGGCAGAAACAAGGTGAGGAGTTATACGATGTGAAAAGTGATGGTTTGCACACTTTTCTCTGCCAACTCTTTCAGATACTGAAAAGGAATCCTCCTTTGCTGCTGGACTTGGTGAAGAACCTCTGTGATCTCTCGGGCCCTTTGGATACGCTGGGAATCTACAAGACCAGCCCAGGAGTGATTGGTTTCTGCGGCCTCCTCTCCTCCCTAGTGGGGATTCTCACATTAGCAAGCCCACATCTGAAGCTGAAACAGTGA
- the PLIN1 gene encoding perilipin-1 isoform X1 translates to MTVKKAQALQDGSAKENVLQRVLQLPVVSSTCETLQRKYSSTKESHPLMASVCEVYERGVQGAGALAMWGMEPVVRRLEPQFAVANDLACRGLDHLEEKIPALQYPVDKLASELKDTISCPLQSAKSTIGSSMDKIIELAAEGYEATKSTVETTAKYTRKNSVTQMAAAGVDTALGGLEKLMEYLLPEEDEEADKKPKKKHLSTPKVSQRQPSTTTTPSATTTPSAPRVPSAPSAPSAPCAPSAPRAPSAPRAPSTSSTPSTPSAPSTLGRIGALVSTVSHRAYQQTTQSLQRAKNKGQELVSWIPILGSLAKPSAPAAAQARSDGQGSAGWPTRRHSKAPEQKQEKAGKKDTNHTKAGQDPGLVGSVAHNLQTACASGISSMKKVPAVAWDAAEGLILFTPRRLSRAMETVDALGGTLVSAPKHLLGTLYSYVPLRRQSVKEEQAPRGSKTDKEKKEKKEEEEETKPAAPSNEEKSQLRSDWRLYRGHHPLSFLGLEDPLFLRHNYYRSPAFDPDYPFPRKSAFSPYNRRVSEGSYRFSPESMYSRAYYGNYYSPVFKKD, encoded by the exons ATGACAGTGAAGAAGGCTCAGGCTCTGCAGGATGGAAGTGCCAAG GAGAACGTGCTGCAgagggtgctgcagctgcccgtGGTGAGCTCAACCTGCGAGACCCTGCAGAGGAAGTACAGCAGCACCAAGGAGTCGCACCCGCTGATGGCCTCGGTGTGCGAGGTGTACGAGCGGGGCGTGCAGGGCGCCGGCGCCCTGGCCATGTGGGGCATGGAGCCCGTGGTGCGCCGGCTGGAGCCGCAGT TCGCTGTGGCCAACGACCTGGCTTGCCGGGGTTTGGACCACCTAGAGGAGAAGATCCCTGCTCTCCAGTATCCTGTCGACAAG CTTGCATCTGAACTGAAGGACACCATCTCCTGCCCCCTCCAAAGTGCCAAAAGCACCATTGGCAGCTCCATGGATAAGATCATAGAGCTGGCAGCGGAGGGCTATGAGGCCACCAAGAGCACAGTGGAAACAACAGCCAAGTACACGAGGAAGAACTCAGTGACCCAGATGGCAGCCGCAGGGGTCgacacagctctgggagggcTGGAGAAGCTGATGGAATACCTGCTGCCAGAGGAGGATGAAGAAGCAG atAAGAAGCCCAAAAAGAAACATCTGTCAACGCCAAAGGTCTCCCAGCGGCAGCCCAGCACTACCACAACTCCCAGCGCTACCACcactcccagtgctcccagggttcccagtgctcccagtgctcccagtgctccctgtgctcccagtgctccaagggctcccagcgctcccagggcacccagcacatccagcacccccagcactcccagtgctcccagcacccTGGGCCGGATTGGCGCTTTGGTCAGCACCGTGTCCCATCGTGCATACCAGCAAACCACCCAAAGCCTCCAGCGTGCCAAAAACAAAGGGCAGGAGCTGGTCTCCTGGATCCCCATCCTG GGAAGCCTGGCCAAGCCGAGTGCCCCTGCAGCCGCCCAGGCCCGCAGTGACGGGCAGGGCAGCGCGGGTTGGCCGACCCGGCGCCACAGCAAGGCACCGGAGCagaagcaggagaaggcagggaagAAAGACACCAACCACACCAAG GCGGGACAGGACCCCGGGCTCGTGGGCAGCGTGGCTCACAACCTGCAAACCGCCTGCGCCTCCGGCATCTCCAGCATGAAGAAGGTCCCGGCCGTGGCCTGGGATGCAGCAGAGGGCTTGATCCTCTTCACCCCCCGCAGGCTGTCCAGGGCCATGGAGACAGTGGATGCTCTCGGGGGGACCCTCGTCAGTGCCCCCAAGCATCTGCTGGGCACCCTGTACAGCTATGTGCCG CTCCGCAGGCAGTCGGTGAAGGAGGAACAAGCACCCAGGGGCAGCAAGACtgacaaagagaagaaagagaagaaggaggaggaggaggagaccaAGCCTGCTGCCCCCTCCAATGAGGAGAAATCCCAGCTGAGGAGTGACTGGCGGCTGTACCGTGGCCATCACCCCCTCTCCTTCCTGGGGCTCGAGGACCCCCTCTTCCTGCGGCACAACTACTACCGCAGCCCCGCCTTCGATCCCGACTACCCGTTCCCACGGAAATCCGCCTTCTCCCCCTACAACAGGCGGGTGAGCGAGGGCTCCTACCGCTTCAGCCCCGAGTCCATGTACAGCCGGGCCTACTACGGCAACTACTACAGTCCTGTCTTCAAGAAGGACTGA
- the PLIN1 gene encoding perilipin-1 isoform X2 — MTVKKAQALQDGSAKENVLQRVLQLPVVSSTCETLQRKYSSTKESHPLMASVCEVYERGVQGAGALAMWGMEPVVRRLEPQFAVANDLACRGLDHLEEKIPALQYPVDKLASELKDTISCPLQSAKSTIGSSMDKIIELAAEGYEATKSTVETTAKYTRKNSVTQMAAAGVDTALGGLEKLMEYLLPEEDEEADKKPKKKHLSTPKVSQRQPSTTTTPSATTTPSAPRVPSAPSAPSAPCAPSAPRAPSAPRAPSTSSTPSTPSAPSTLGRIGALVSTVSHRAYQQTTQSLQRAKNKGQELVSWIPILAGQDPGLVGSVAHNLQTACASGISSMKKVPAVAWDAAEGLILFTPRRLSRAMETVDALGGTLVSAPKHLLGTLYSYVPLRRQSVKEEQAPRGSKTDKEKKEKKEEEEETKPAAPSNEEKSQLRSDWRLYRGHHPLSFLGLEDPLFLRHNYYRSPAFDPDYPFPRKSAFSPYNRRVSEGSYRFSPESMYSRAYYGNYYSPVFKKD; from the exons ATGACAGTGAAGAAGGCTCAGGCTCTGCAGGATGGAAGTGCCAAG GAGAACGTGCTGCAgagggtgctgcagctgcccgtGGTGAGCTCAACCTGCGAGACCCTGCAGAGGAAGTACAGCAGCACCAAGGAGTCGCACCCGCTGATGGCCTCGGTGTGCGAGGTGTACGAGCGGGGCGTGCAGGGCGCCGGCGCCCTGGCCATGTGGGGCATGGAGCCCGTGGTGCGCCGGCTGGAGCCGCAGT TCGCTGTGGCCAACGACCTGGCTTGCCGGGGTTTGGACCACCTAGAGGAGAAGATCCCTGCTCTCCAGTATCCTGTCGACAAG CTTGCATCTGAACTGAAGGACACCATCTCCTGCCCCCTCCAAAGTGCCAAAAGCACCATTGGCAGCTCCATGGATAAGATCATAGAGCTGGCAGCGGAGGGCTATGAGGCCACCAAGAGCACAGTGGAAACAACAGCCAAGTACACGAGGAAGAACTCAGTGACCCAGATGGCAGCCGCAGGGGTCgacacagctctgggagggcTGGAGAAGCTGATGGAATACCTGCTGCCAGAGGAGGATGAAGAAGCAG atAAGAAGCCCAAAAAGAAACATCTGTCAACGCCAAAGGTCTCCCAGCGGCAGCCCAGCACTACCACAACTCCCAGCGCTACCACcactcccagtgctcccagggttcccagtgctcccagtgctcccagtgctccctgtgctcccagtgctccaagggctcccagcgctcccagggcacccagcacatccagcacccccagcactcccagtgctcccagcacccTGGGCCGGATTGGCGCTTTGGTCAGCACCGTGTCCCATCGTGCATACCAGCAAACCACCCAAAGCCTCCAGCGTGCCAAAAACAAAGGGCAGGAGCTGGTCTCCTGGATCCCCATCCTG GCGGGACAGGACCCCGGGCTCGTGGGCAGCGTGGCTCACAACCTGCAAACCGCCTGCGCCTCCGGCATCTCCAGCATGAAGAAGGTCCCGGCCGTGGCCTGGGATGCAGCAGAGGGCTTGATCCTCTTCACCCCCCGCAGGCTGTCCAGGGCCATGGAGACAGTGGATGCTCTCGGGGGGACCCTCGTCAGTGCCCCCAAGCATCTGCTGGGCACCCTGTACAGCTATGTGCCG CTCCGCAGGCAGTCGGTGAAGGAGGAACAAGCACCCAGGGGCAGCAAGACtgacaaagagaagaaagagaagaaggaggaggaggaggagaccaAGCCTGCTGCCCCCTCCAATGAGGAGAAATCCCAGCTGAGGAGTGACTGGCGGCTGTACCGTGGCCATCACCCCCTCTCCTTCCTGGGGCTCGAGGACCCCCTCTTCCTGCGGCACAACTACTACCGCAGCCCCGCCTTCGATCCCGACTACCCGTTCCCACGGAAATCCGCCTTCTCCCCCTACAACAGGCGGGTGAGCGAGGGCTCCTACCGCTTCAGCCCCGAGTCCATGTACAGCCGGGCCTACTACGGCAACTACTACAGTCCTGTCTTCAAGAAGGACTGA
- the LOC120758771 gene encoding ras-related and estrogen-regulated growth inhibitor-like protein has product MGLRLPLRRSTSFTPDHPALMEVPGPTALKMEANVLVMGADNVGKSALTVRFLTRRFIGEYGDMEFIYSHNLTVDGREILLHIWDVPSSQEQAEDGSLEEKRIQWADSFVLVYSICDRASFNILPLKIQFIKAAKEGQSQEKVPIVIVGNKRDLHHQRVVSSEEGRLLALSLDCGFYEVSAAEAYHGALMVFHGLAKLIPDTKLALKKGTGIRGIVKTMSAVFARKRTDSL; this is encoded by the exons ATGGGGCTCCGGCTCCCCCTGCGCCGCAGCACCAGCTTCACCCCCGACCACCCTGCCCTCATGGAGGTGCCCGGCCCCACTGCCCTGAAGATGGAAGCAAACGTCCTTGTCATGGGAGCGGACAACGTAGGGAAATCAG CTCTGACCGTGCGTTTTCTGACCCGGCGCTTTATTGGAGAGTATGGAGACATGG AATTCATCTACAGCCACAACCTGACTGTGGATGGCCGAGAGATTCTCTTACACATCTGGGACGTCCCCAGTTCCCAG gagcaggcagaggatgGCTCCTTGGAGGAGAAGCGAATCCAATGGGCAGACAGCTTTGTCCTGGTCTACAGTATCTGTGACCGTGCCAGCTTCAACATCCTGCCCCTCAAAATCCAGTTCATCAAGGCAGCCAAGgaggggcagagccaggagaaggTTCCCATCGTCATTGTGGGCAACAAACGGGACCTGCACCACCAGCGGGTGGTGTCCAGCGAGGAGGGGCGGCTCCTGGCCCTCTCCTTAGACTGCGGTTTCTATGAGGTCTCTGCAGCTGAGGCTTATCACGGGGCCCTCATGGTCTTCCATGGACTGGCCAAGCTCATCCCAGACACCAAGCTGGCCCTGAAGAAGGGTACAGGGATCCGTGGCATCGTCAAGACCATGTCGGCCGTGTTTGCCCGTAAGCGAACAGACTCCCTCTGA
- the KIF7 gene encoding kinesin-like protein KIF7 has translation MAAEAAAVRVAVRVRPLLPREALRGHRPCLRGDAATGEVALGRRRFRFAAVLPEAAGQAAVYRACVQPLLRAFFRGFNATVFAYGQTGSGKTYTIGEASVASINEDEQGIIPRAMAETFRLIDENDLIDYTVRVSYLEVYKEEFRDLLQVDTASKDIQIREDDKGNIVLCGVKESEVEGLDEVLSLLEMGNTAKHTGATHINRQSSRSHTIFTVTMEQRRGAGRLPLHHRPPAVPAAGQVLVSKFHFVDLAGSERIVKTGNTGERLKESIQINCGLLALGNVISALGDPRRKTTHIPYRDSKITRILKDSLGGNAQTVMIACVSPSSSDFDESLNTLNYANRAQNIQNKAVVNCRKETEHIEELHLQIKNLQKALEQRQRSETRIIHRSASAKRCAPDATARLLAECAHYRTCTDAAYRLLMELQEDSNLTVEQILRVKEWLCAVESERSELTSAGLDSGIESTSMEDQGPEGQGSKVVKAQVSTEKKCESIKDEQVAKLQRQVERLEEENRDFLAALEDAMEQYKLQSDKLQEQQDKISELHVRLEMAMPNLCVPGLLENLHLVTASQRPHTAPLDAAPSHSLGGVPSGLLPEQSGRAVCKKKLSSNSSVQREEPAGWHPNHAQCPTGDPELGDVVLRRELSQDSEKPSELSSGEEMEEWERKRSLSQRRNGIQNLSKKEIFKLSEEPSGGNAHSVQEEQLELSKEVHGKRESLLGPWERLSGKDSEWRLVQAQQKIRELAINIRMKEELITELIKTGKDAQALNKQYSQKISELEQEAEQVRAELSDSQKQLQELEGKEPWDPGEKRKLQEYRTRVAAAQSKAQVLCRKKQATERLVSLSAQSEKRVQELERNIQLMRRQQGQLQRRLREESEQKRRLETEVNKGQHRVKELELKHEQHQKILRIKTEEIAAFQRKRRSGSNGSVISLEQQQKIEEQKKWLDMEMDKVLEQRRALDELEDELRKREAIVAKKEALLQEKNGLESKRLRSSQALTDDIVRVSSRLEHLEKELSEKNGQLRHGSAHDQQQIRQEINSLRQEKDQLLKQRLELDNKLRQGTLLSPEEERILFQLDEAIEALDAAIEYKNESITCRQRVLRASASLLSQCEMNLMAKLSYLSSSETRALLCKYFDKVVTLREDQHRQHIAFSELEMQLEEQQQLVYWLEAAVERQRLEMDRQLTLQQKEHEQNMQLLLQQSREHMDEGLASSKLQYEARIQVLEKELSRYMWANQELNQRLSNMNLHPGQTKAGMERSIHGAGDRAAPELGTCEEFSLREQPVPPAAEESPRARDESRDLVHAPLPSTWRRSSLPSDSPGDPRQRDTEHPPRAGQPHELLPARSLAPAPKPRRELRRASLSVSPVPYHPAMIDVRKNPL, from the exons AtggcggcggaggcggcggcggtgCGGGTGGCGGTGCGGGTGCGGCCGCTGCTGCCCCGGGAGGCGCTGCGGGGACACCGGCCCTGCCTGCGGGGCGATGCCGCCACCGGCGAGGTGGCGCTGGGCCGCCGCCGGTTCCGCTTCGCCGCCGTGCTGCCCGAGGCGGCGGGGCAGGCGGCCGTGTACCGGGCCTGCGTCCAGCCGCTGCTGCGCGCCTTCTTCCGCGGCTTCAACGCCACCGTCTTCGCCTACGGACAGACCGGCTCCGGCAAGACCTACACCATCGGGGAGGCCAGCGTCG CTTCCATCAATGAAGATGAGCAGGGCATCATCCCACGAGCCATGGCTGAGACCTTCAGGCTCATCGATGAGAACGACCTGATCGACTACACGGTCCGAGTGTCCTACCTGGAAGTGTACAAGGAGGAGTTTCGGGACTTGCTGCAGGTGGATACAGCCAGCAAAGACATCCAGATCCGGGAGGATGACAAGGGGAACATTG TGCTCTGCGGTGTGAAGGAGTCGGAAGTGGAAGGGCTGGACGAGGTGCTGAGCCTGCTGGAGATGGGGAACACAGCCAAGCACACGGGAGCCACGCACATCAACAGGCAGTCGAGCCGCTCGCACACCATCTTCACAGTGACCATGGAGCAGCGGCGTGGGGCTGGCCGGCTGCCCCTGCACCACCGCCCCCCGGCTGTGCCCGCCGCCGGACAGGTCCTGGTGTCCAAGTTTCATTTTGTGGACCTGGCGGGCTCAGAGCGGATTGTGAAGACGGGAAACACAGGGGAGAGGCTGAAGGAGAGTATCCAGATCAACTGTGGCCTCCTGGCCTTGGGCAACGTCATCAGTGCCTTGGGAGATCCTCGGAGAAAGACCACCCACATCCCATACAGGGACTCCAAAATCACCAG GATCCTGAAAGACTCTCTGGGGGGGAATGCCCAGACCGTGATGATCGCCTGTGTCAGCCCATCGTCCTCTGACTTCGACGAGAGCCTCAACACGCTGAATTACGCCAACCGGGCTCAGAACATCCAGAACAAGGCGGTGGTGAACTGCCGCAAGGAGACGGAGCACATCGAGGAGCTCCACCTGCAGATAAAGAACCTGCAGAAGGCGCTGGAGCAGCGGCAGCGCTCCGAGACCCGCATCATCCACCGCTCGGCCAGCGCCAAGCGCTGCGCGCCGGACGCCACGGCCCGGCTGCTGGCCGAGTGCGCCCATTACCGCACCTGCACCGACGCCGCGTACCGCCTGCTCATGGAGCTCCAGGAGGACAGCAACCTGACCGTGGAGCAGATCCTGCGCGTTAAGGAGTGGCTGTGCGCCGTGGAGAGCGAGAGGAGCGAGCTGACCTCGGCCGGGCTGGATAGCGGCATCGAGAGCACCTCCATGGAAGACCAGGGCCCGGAGGGACAAGGTTCAAAGGTGGTAAAAGCCCAG GTGAGCACTGAGAAGAAGTGTGAGTCCATCAAAGATGAGCAGGTGGCCAAGCTGCAGAGGCAAGTGGAGCGCCTGGAGGAGGAAAACCGTGATttcctggctgccctggaggatGCTATGGAACAGTATAAGCTGCAG AGTGACaaactgcaggagcagcaggataAGATCTCAGAGCTGCACGTACGCTTGGAGATGGCAATGCCAAACCTGTGTGTGCCAGGGCTCCTGGAAAATCTTCACCTGGTGACTGCCAGCCAGAGACCTCACACAGCCCCACTGGAtgctgccccatcccacagccttgGTGGGGTTCCCTCGGGGCTGCTTCCTGAGCAGAGTGGAAGAGCTGTTTGCAAGAAG AAGCTCAGCAGCAACTCCTCTGTGCAGAGGGAGGAGCCGGCAGGCTGGCACCCGAACCATGCACAGTGCCCGACTGGCGATCCTGAGCTCGGAGATGTGGTGCTGAGGAGGGAGCTCAGCCAGGACTCAGAGAAGCCATCAGAGCTGTCCTCgggagaggagatggaggaaTGGGAACGGAAGCGGTCCCTGTCCCAGCGCCG AAATGGGATCCAAAATTTGAGCAAGAAAGAGATTTTCAAGTTGAGCGAGGAACCAAGTGGAGGCAATGCCCACTCAGttcaggaggagcagctggagctgtcaaAAG AGGTGCATGGGAAGCGGGAGTCACTGCTTGGTCCCTGGGAGCGCCTGTCAGGGAAGGACTCTGAGTGGAGGCTGGTGCAAGCACAGCAGAAGATTCGAGAGCTGGCAATCAACATCCGCATGAAGGAGGAGCTGATCACGGAGCTCATTAAGACAG GCAAGGACGCCCAGGCTCTGAACAAGCAGTACAGCCAGAAGATCAGCGAGCTggagcaggaagcagagcaggtGCGGGCAGAGCTGAGCGACAGCcagaagcagctccaggagctggagggcaAAGAGCCGTGGGACCCTGGGGAGAAGCGCAAGCTGCAGGAGTACCGCACACGCGTGGCGGCCGCGCAGAGCAAGGCACAG GTCCTGTGCAGGAAGAAGCAGGCGACGGAGAGGCTGGTGTCGCTGTCGGCGCAGAGCGAGAAGCGcgtgcaggagctggagaggaacaTTCAGCTGATGCGGcggcagcaggggcagctgcagcggCGGCTGCGCGAGGAGAGCGAGCAGAAACGGCGGCTGGAGACAGAGGTGAACAAGGGACAGCACCGAGTCAAG GAACTGGAACTGAAGCACGAGCAGCACCAGAAAATCCTGCGCATCAAAACAGAGGAAATTGCAGCTTTCCAGAGGAAGCGGCGGAGTGGCAGCAATGGTTCTGTGatcagcctggagcagcagcag AAAATTGAGGAACAGAAGAAGTGGCTGGACATGGAGATGGATAAAGTTCTTGAGCAGCGCCGAGCCCTGGATGAGCTGGAAGATGAGCTGAGGAAGCGAGAAGCTATTGTGGCCAAAAAggaagccctgctgcaggagaagaaTGGCCTGGAGAGCAAACGGCTGCGCTCCAGCCAG GCCCTGACAGATGACATAGTGCGCGTGTCCAGCCGCCTGGAGcacctggagaaggagctgAGTGAGAAGAACGGGCAGCTGCGTCACGGCAGTGCCCACGACCAGCAGCAGATCCGCCAGGAGATCAACAGCCTGCGCCAGGAGAAGGACCAGCTGCTCAAACAGAGGCTGGAGCTCGACAACAAGCTGCGTCAGGGCACGCTGCTGTCCCCAGAG gaAGAACGGATCTTGTTCCAGCTGGATGAGGCAATCGAGGCTCTGGATGCAGCCATTGAGTACAAGAACGAGTCCATCACGTGCAGGCAGCGAGTCCTGCGGGCCTCGGCCAGCCTGCTGTCCCAGTGTGAGATGAACCTCATGGCCAAGCTCAGCTACCTCTCCTCCTCCGAGACACgagctctgctctgcaagtACTTTGACAAG GTGGTGACACTGCGAGAGGatcagcacaggcagcacatTGCCTTCTCAGAGCTGGAgatgcagctggaggagcagcagcagctggtgtaCTGGCTGGAGGCGGCCGTGGAGCGCCAGCGCCTGGAGATGGACCGTCAGCTCAccctgcagcagaaggagcaCGAGCAGAACATGCAGttactgctgcagcagagccgtG AGCACATGGACGAGGGGCTGGCCAGCAGCAAGCTGCAGTATGAGGCCAGGATTCAAGtgctggaaaaggagctgaGCCGTTACATGTGGGCAAACCAGGAGCTGAACCAGAGACTGAGTAACATGAACCTCCATCCTGGACAGACCAAAG cagggatggagagaaGCATTcatggggctggggacagagctgcccCTGAGCTCGGCACCTGTGAGGAATTCAGCCTCAGGGAACAGCCCGTGCCTCCAGCTGCTGAAGAGAGCCCTCGGGCCAGGGACGAGAGCAGGGACCTGGTGCACGCCCCTTTGCCCTCGACCTGGAGGCGTTCCTCGCTGCCCAGCGACAGCCCCGGCGACCCTCGGCAGAGGGACACGGAGCACCCGCCGAGAGCGGGGCAGCCCCACGAGCTGCTCCCGGCACGGAGCCTGGCTCCCGCTCCCAAACCCCGCCGGGAGCTGCGCAGAGCCAGCCTCAGCGTGAGCCCAGTGCCTTATCACCCGGCCATGATAGATGTGAGGAAAAACCCGCTCTAG